CGTGCTCGGGTACGGGGATTCCGCCCGCGCGAGCATGACAACTCCTGCCGCGGCAGCTGCTGCGGGCGTGTCAGCGTCAGCTGCAACGCCAATGATTGCCGAAGTTTTTGCTGCGGTTATCAGGCGATGGAGGTCCTGCGGCATCTGAAACATCGATGCATCCTCAGTGCAGAACACAAATTTGGTTTCACCGACAAGCGATTTCGTCGTAAACGGATCAGCAAACTGTGCGAGAAGAACAGGATTCCAGAACTGCGGGGCCGCAGCTCCCGCGAGGAACAGCACAAAAGCCTCACTCTCGCGTTCCGTAAATGAAAGGCCGGTCAGTACCGGTATTTCGTCACGGATCAAGAGTCTTCGTTTCTCGGAAGTCTCCGTCGCCGCCTTGATCGCCGCATCCTTCAGCGCAGCAATAACCGGCGACGCCCCTCCTTCCTGATGCACCATCACGAAAACAAGCCAGTCAGCCACATGCGT
The genomic region above belongs to Methanorbis furvi and contains:
- a CDS encoding fructose 1,6-bisphosphatase, which gives rise to MATTISVCALPLGGVAGSVTVFPDVLQKASKVLKEAEGTVLTDSLVTHVADWLVFVMVHQEGGASPVIAALKDAAIKAATETSEKRRLLIRDEIPVLTGLSFTERESEAFVLFLAGAAAPQFWNPVLLAQFADPFTTKSLVGETKFVFCTEDASMFQMPQDLHRLITAAKTSAIIGVAADADTPAAAAAAGVVMLARAESPYPSTSELCGVFAKPKISPNGVLMPVSLCDGGNVASGIVPVVALGFSVANGKLSGPVDLFDNPAFAAARIFAGKISCR